Genomic DNA from Macadamia integrifolia cultivar HAES 741 chromosome 6, SCU_Mint_v3, whole genome shotgun sequence:
agcatatagagtttgttatgccatcatggttctttgaagagaaagctccacaccttgaagactaccttccaaaagtctacaagcaaccagaattttgtttgggaatggttaaagctgctacgcacatgttgtttcctccttatcattgcaaaattcgaggacgaattttttcaagatggggagagttgatgcagattaattaccaaaataggcttgttttattaggaataagcttagggttgggttccatacatattgggcctttgatcctatgtgttttgagggtaatagaccacttttatgggtctaaaagggaggctctaagattgaatacgggattcagtgatttgtttcctttttctttagtttcctttttagatggggttatttagtttctaatttcaatacctaaattagtttctaatttcaagtcattgttagtttctaatttctgtctagactagtttctattttcattagattctaatttcagttttagtaactattgtattaggagaatatttagtttcctttttgaggaaccttctattttgtaattcccttccccattaacattataaataaagaagaggaggctcctaaaagcctagaatgattttgataaaaaataatggttgttgctattgtcttctttatgaagagttgtcttgtgtttgatcaaggctgaaggaattggtgtttgatccaattgactctttgcggcgtgaagtccaagaggtctcttcaagtattctttctttcttttcaagtgtttttttcttcttcttattgttactattcttcttcagccatctcaggtaagtaatctgaatttttctgcagaaatttctgggttaaACTCTCTGTTTCCTATTCTGTCAACCTAGTCTATTTTGGAGTTCTGGCCACCCGATTGCTTTGAGATTTTGGTCGATTGTTAGGACCATTAAGAAGGGgactcgatccaattttgagACAGATCAGACCTCTGGTTCAGTTGCTGTGTAGTGATCTGCAGTCCTGACCGATAATGGATTCTGCCCATAAATTCTTGTCTGATTTCTGATTCCTGTCGAGGTTGGTTGTTGCTTATATTTTCTCAAGGGATTAGACCTTCTAATCAGTATTTAGACTTGCTACTTGTTCCGTAAACATCTACTACTGAAGTTTCTGAAGTATTAGAATCGATGGTCAGGTTTCAGATCCTGCTGTCCAGAATTGAGTCTTGATTTGAGTTGTCTATTCTGGTGTGTTTTGGCTTTGATCATATTTTATTCATACTCTATTTCTGTTACTGGATATCCTATTTGTTAGTGCAAACTCTACTCTCAAAATTCCAGATTCTGAGTTTGATAATTCTGGGTTCTAAGGACTGTTGACTGATTATTCTGCATTGTTGTTGCTGTTTACTATTaggtggttttggttgttcttagtttaaaagttcctgcagtcttgggtctagtttgacttgtcaaacctAGTCCTACATCAGCTTGTTAGTCAGGAGAGATCCTGAAAGAAGTAGAATATCATATAGGAGAATTATGTCTTTAATGTTTGAAGGTTACCTGGGTACTGAACCAAGGCCTGACATCCTGCATTCTTCTCAAACATGGCAATCTTTTGAACAGGTCCACATGCAGAAAACACCTGTCGAGAACGAATAAGTGTTCTATTTTGCACACGTTAATATGGAATATAGAACTACAAGTAGTAATTGCGAATACCATGTATAAAATATCGACGTTCACTGCACACTGCATCTTTTCAATAGTTGCAAGAAGAACATTACTCTCAGGTTCTTGTTTTTTCCCATTGAGGCCCACAATAAACTGCATTTTCGAAGCATATATGGACAGCCATTAAGGAGCATGCTGACAGGACAGGGATAGCGGCACATTTGATTCaacaaaatgaaaggaaaatcaAATGTTTTACAAATTCAGAATAATAGTCAACGGCTTACAAAAGAAAGTTGGTGTATCCAACACAGAAGAAAGTTCCTAAATAGAAATGCTTGAATGATTGTGACCAGCCAATCGTAGACTATGATGGTTCCCGTCATGTGATTGGACTTATTTACTTGGTGGGAGATCTCTTTACGtgggaagcagtagaagttacATTCTGGATCCCCCGAATGTACACAACTACTATACAGCATGTGGATCATCCAATAATCTCAAGGGGAACCATAGATACCTTATAAAATGAATATGAATCCATGAATCTCCTTTTACCACCGACTTACCTGACCACTGCTATCTATGGCAGATGGAGCAACTGGAAGGAACGGATTAGTGTAGTCCCTGagcaaaataaagaatataattttgaatttcataCTAAAGAAGTTTAAGGAGAGGTAGAACATTGCAATAGAAACTAATAAACTTTTCAAACAAGAACTGAAATAACTACTcaagcataaaaataaaatgaaagaacCTCTCGAAAAATAAATGCATCAttagaaacaaataaagaaagagatatGGCAAAAATTAATACGGTACGGTGCCTGTAAGCTCTAAATCATCAAGGTATTAAGAAGACTTCACAGTGTCCATGACTAAAAGAATGACTTCAGACTAACCTACTGCGGTGACTCTGAAATTTCACATTCAAATCCGTATGCGCAGAAAAATTTATCCGGAAGGTACATGGGCCTACATGGTCAGGAAGCAAGTAACTGCAGTCACAGGCAAACAAAGGTAAATCGGTCAACAATCCATTGTGCAGGatgattaaaaatatatatatatatatattgggtttATAAAGTACATAGCTGAACACACCAGGTATGGAGGGTCAGGGAGCCTGGACCAAACATTTGCTGATCTAAACTATAGGGGATCCTCTACACTAAAACTGATCCACTGGGAATCATGTGATGCAGTTCTAAAAAACAAGAAGACCAGAAGCAAATCAGGCCATCAAACCTTCGTCATGACTCTCCAATATTTTGCATTCATTAGAGTGAACGAAAGAAGTATGTGCAGAGGAAAACAATCGCAGTTAACAAACAcaaaaatacacacacacagtTTGTTCAGATCATCTGTTAAGATCAACTCTAGTGTAACCAGAAAACAGGCCAATAGAGCTGGTATATGcaaatggatttttcatttgAGTTGAAACTAAGTTAAAAGTTGTCTTCAATTGCCAATCCCACCATTGCAAACATCAAAGTACAATGATCATGTCAAGCAAAAGCACTCCATGTGGCTGTTATCTTTGCGGGATTCAATTACATTAAACATAAATCACCTGGGGATGCTTCTCCCATCCAGTGCATTTTTTGCAGCAGAGGACGTTTCAGAATTGGAAAATTGAATTAGTGCCTGAAGATATGACATTACAGTAAAAATGTTGCGATGAGAGGGGTGGAGAAAATCAAATATAAGTAGATTAggattaaaattaataaaaaaccTGGAATCCAGCTGTCTTTTCAAAGGTAGCAATCTTATGTACAAATCCGAAAGCCGAAAAAACCTGcatcatcaaattttttttagctCTCTAAAAGGTTTTCAGAAACATGGTTTTGAAGCAAATATCTTGTAAGACcgaaaaagaaatatttaccCATAACCTTCTCCATAAGAAGGATAATTAGGAAAAGGTACAGATGGGGGAGTGGGAAGAAGACACAAATAACCAGAATCTCCAAGTCAGTGTATCTTAAATATGCAAATATTTAAATCCATGTATTTCTGTCATGAAGAATAGGATTAGAGAAGAAATAATCCGAAAAATAGTTAATAGGTAGTTGCAATAATATACTACTAATAGCACTACTAATGAACATCAATTCCAGTTGAGAACTGCCAACTGCTCTCCTATTTAGAAGGCCTTGTTCATGGTGATTAGCTCATAAGCCCCCATCAATCCATTACTACTCAGAAACTGTTACAGGCTTACAGGAGAACCTTGTGTCATCTTGTCTACAAGGTTAATGATATTAGGCTACAGTAATGAAATTGATCTGGATAGTTGTTACTTTTGGAGACACTATGAGAGGTAACTGGTCCATGAAATGTTAATGGTAAATTTCACGAAAAAGAAATGTATTCTAACTCAACACTATTAAATATATCCTTTTCCTGATTAACCAATGGGATTATTGAGAATAATAGAGAACATGAGTAATTgcccaaaaaagaaagatataaaACATAAGTACAAAGAGCAAGTGGATATAAAACGGGCAACAACAAGTACAGGATCAtacaactaaaaagaaaaaacagggcTGACCAAAAGATAACAATAACATTTGAAAAATCACTATAGAAGTTATTGTCCTGCATATATAGACTCCCTCAATGCCCTGCTTCTAATCCACTCATTGGGCATAAAATTGCTACATCGACCAACAGCTTCATTAGAAATTCTTGGATCAACAGAGGTAACAAAATTTTGCCCCTAAAATCCTACTATGAAAATCCTCCAAGTGCTTCAAAATACCACCAGAAAAGTGAACCTTCAAAGGTCTCTCAACCATATTATCATCATGAGACCTCATTTAAGTCACTCACAAATGAATATTCTAAGTCTATAGAAATTTACAGATTTTATTGGAATTGGTTGTTTGAAAAGATcattaaaaaatccaaaaagaaaaagagttcCTTCAATTGTGATCAGGCCAGGATCCCAATTTTAACTGAGAGAAACCCGTCTAGAAATTAGACGTGTAAGCATCCCACTCCTTGTAAGACCATTTCCATAGAGTTGATCATTCTAGGAATTCATTGAAACAAGCTCAACCTATTAACATCAAAATATAACCATCCAGGGCAAAATCTATAAATATTTATACAACAGATAAATTTGTGTTGTAAATAATAAGTATTCAAGGTAGAAATGTGATCATTAGGAGATACAAGTTTCATGTCTCCATTTCAAACTTAATAATAGGAATCGGGAACAAGAAAAacataggagaaaagaaaggaaagcatCTGTAATTTCTCGGATGGTAAGGAGAGGAagatgaggaggaagaaaggagtAGGGATGAAAGAGGCAGTGATAAGCAAGGAAGAGAGTAGACAAACACACATGCGCTCTTTCTCCCGATGCAGTATGCTGCCACTGAAGATGTTGCCATGACATGGACCTGCTGATCCATTCAGATTCATGTCAAACAAAACCCTTCATGAAACACTATAATATCAAGCTAACCACATTAACTCAAATTTGCAGAGCTCCATAAAGGAATCAGGTTCTCAGGGAATAGTTTACCTCTTTCATCTATAAATggaataaatatataataatatgctTACCAGGTGTAAAACATCAATGCTGACATCATGTGCCTCAACACCCTCGATGGTAACCAACAATACATTCCCAGCAACATCCCCACCAGTTCTGTTATTTACTATTTCTTGCCTGTTGGAATATTGTAGGTAGACAGTCTTTCCTCGTACCTGAGCTGGGTCTGAGGAAGTGGCATAGTATGAGATCATTGTGATTGCTTGATTCAAATCGGCCTAAACATAATCAAGAAACAATAGGAAGATGGTCAGTCAGTCAATCATTACAACATAATATGACCAGGTGACTACAATGTAGAAATCAATTTTCACTCACGAATTCAATAAAAGCCTGATTCCTATTTGGCCCAACATTGCACTTTGTGTTAACTACTTCGCCAAATGGCTTCCCCAGTTCGATCAATTCCTCCTCTGTGCATTCCCATGGCAAGTTTCTCAAATGAAGTACCTTAGAAGGTGGCTGCGAATAACGAAACTGTGGCTGACCGGATACAGACATTATTCCACCCAATAATCCAGAGCCAGGAAGTAGGAACAAACGACAAAAGAAGGCCTGGTGCCAAATATGTTCCCGATAGATCCACGCTACAATTATGCCCTTCAACCTAAACTAAAAATCTATAAATTAAATgctaagaaagaaaaacaaaaaatcataaaagagcAACCatacttcttttctctttctttttggtagaCCATCAGAAAAAGAATCATGATAAGCTGCTAAACAGAATAAAGTTTCCATTACAAAAGTTTCGATTCAAGAGTTTACGCAGGCTGGCTGTGGAAACCACATCCAACTCAAAATTATACATTCGAAAGCAATGAATCACCTCTTTTAATTAACTAAAATTCCCAAGTTAACCATATTCGCAATTTAATCTTCTCAAACAACATCCATTTGCACCCAAAACACAACAATAACTAAGAAATACTAGAATTAGGTAATTGATGCAGAAGAGTTCTCTATGCTCAAGTGTTTAAGCAAACATAATGGAGTTCATCTGACAGATATTTAACGAAACAGTATCTCGTAAATCATAATTTAATTTCTGCAAGTAATTCAAATCAGAGAATACAAGTATACGTCAACAGGATCATGCAATATCGCGTTCAAAACTGAATTCCTAAAGAGAATCAGAAGCAAAAACATATACAAAACATAGCATAATTAAGGTTCTGAAGATCACAAACGGCTATTGATAATCGAAGAAAACAGTTCATGGAACGTATACTCACTTAGGGCGCAAAGATCATTAACAAGAAAACCAGACTCGTCGGTGCTTTCACTTCTTTGGCTATGGATTCCAGGAATTAATTTCGATTTCGCTCCCACGTTCATTGACGGCAAAAGAGGTTAGCGTATGTTAGCGTAGAGCGGAAAACGGCGGcgaaaaattaaacaatttagACTATTTCTCGGTTTCTGTATGTCATCCTTAACAATAGGGGCCGAAAGGTCATACCGTCATATTAATCTATACTAATCTTATCTCTGACGGAGGGTGTCGATTTGGTAGCCATGGAGATTTGGTGCCAAAACTGACAAAAGTTGTATCAATCTCGGTTCGGTGTGCCGGTGTGGTATCGGTTTTTAAGAcaaaatttttttgttatattgaATCTTATAGAGATACACATTGAATAAGAAATTATATTTATATCGAATAAAAATCGTGCTAATCCGATATCAATCGATATTGaaatataggaaatttctcagtACAATATGGTTTCGGTATCTACTCTTGGTATGTTATACCATGTCTATCAATTGACACATTTATTTTGTCATTACAAATTATAAGATGAAGAATTTTTCCAATGttgatttggtatgattttgattttaatttcgGATTGATTTCACTATAATAGTCAATAAAATGGTATCAACCATAGGAGAGGGGTATAGCAATGGGTTGCAATAAAACGGTATGACTCATATGATAGGAGGACAAGAGGATAGGAAAATCATTTCATACGAGGAAAGAGAGACAAATATAGACAATAGTTGATACGACAATCTTAACTAAATGGGGGTGGCATCTATATATTAAATAATCGGCATGCCTCTTGCCCTCTGATTCGACTCCTCTCTTGAGCACTCATCGCCCAGGTCTTGCCCATAGTTACTTGGGCGAGTTGCGAGCATAATGAAAAAACTgatttcaaaatgcattcttaACCTAAAATCGATTAAAAAAGCAACATATCAATTACAACCTCAGTGAATTAGAGCTGATGACATTGTCAAGGACTAAAAGGAAGAAACTACAACACTGTAGCAGTCTTGACATCATTTGCATATAAATAGCAAAAATATTACTTTATTAGAGTTCCCCCTATTATTAATCCACATtccacagaagaagaagagatgagaagctgCAGAAGCGAGCTATATTTTGTGTTCATGAACTTTGATCCAGAATATGATCGTCTTCGATCCGATAGGTGATGTCTCCTTATATATTCtagattttcctttccattgagtgtttctttctttctatatcTCTGTTTACAGAAATTTTTAACGATAAAAGGTCTaatcctcttcttctattaaACAGAACAGAGCAAGGGGCTTATGAGCTTGATATGTACCTAAGCAACAAGCATGATGAGCTGCTGGCGATCAGGCTTGGGCCAGGAACATATAAGAAGCGATTTTCTTTAGTCATTGTGGATGGGTTTGCAGTAGAGATCACTGATGACTAGGTAATGTTCATTGTTCGCTATAGTAATTttatctacttcttcttcttcttcttatttgtttttgtttttgtttctgtttctgtttctgtttctgtttcttcttctttttttttttttttttttttttttttttttttttttttttaaataggcaAACACGCTTAGATCTGCAAAGGGAGTGAGGGTTGTAGAGAAGAACCAGGTGCTTTCATAGTGTAAGAGCTAGAGAAGGTCCTCTGTTTTAGTAAGTGCATTGGTGAAATTAATGTGATAATATGGTTTCTTTTAAGCCTACGCCATGTCTTATGACTCTGCTTTACATGGACGGTAGCATGTGTTTAgaattctctccctctcttatgCCATGGGTGTGTTTATGTACAGACAAGCTCAATGGGCCTGTGATCATTGTTTTTAGAATACAACATAAGGGGGTTGGTCCATTGGTGACTTGTAATGGGTAAAGCTCCTCAAGAAGCGTCTTGTATGGGTTTCAATCCCCTTGGCATTACCCCTATTTATTCTTTGGGATCCCACCCTCTTTGAAGTGAAAATGAATAATGGGGGCTGTAGGAATTATTCTCAATCCAAATGATGTTCGGTGGAATTTTGGTAAATATTAATCTAAgaatcaaaatattttggtttcaaccaaagAGCATGCAGAGTAGAATTTGGATCAGCTCCTCGAATGGCTCTTTATATACCCTTCATGTATGGTTTTCACAGTTTTGAGACAAcgcatgttttttttttcttccacaaaTGTCCCTCTAGACAAAATTAATGTCAGCATGGAGGGGTATTAATGGAAGCAAATGGGCATGTCCTCGCTTTATGCCTAGGGATTTGATCATAGACGGGTCATGTTCACATACGAGAATATACGAGAACGACCCTAATCCATGGATTTAGacttaattttctctcttcattaaatatattctaaatccacggattAGAAACGTAGAGATTTGATCTAAAGCATATAAATTAAGGGGTCTTCaatgttttggttttttcaTCGGAATAGATCATATTTTTATACTATTTCAGGCATTTTAATGGTTTTTTTCAACCATTTTGATGGTATATTTCAGCCCAATCATGATCCAAATTTCAATAAATCCGAAATCTTGAACCTTGGCCCTGAGTAGATGGAATTCACGTGGGGCCATTATCTAACTTATTAATTGACAACCGTTGATCCAGTCCTTCCAAGATTCCTCTCGGTAAGTATCAGAGTTGGGTAAATAATTTTGTGATAGCCGTAGTGTTATCACTAGATTATCCTATAAAAGGATTCCATGTTGGCCACAGACCAAAGTTGAATGGTCAAAGGGCGGCAGGTAAGCTGGGGCCTCAAGAAATTTTGCATAGACCCGGATCATATGGGCCTTCCAACTGCCAAGTGGATGCTAGGACCTTGGAAGCATTCATCAAAGCTGAAAGATACTTGAAATGGTTGTAAGTTATTCACAATAGCTTCATATAAAGACTGACATAGTTCGTATAAGCATTGTCTTCACATGCAACTTGCTTTGTGACCCTGTTgagttgtgttttgttgtgtttgtTTTCCTCCATGCTGACTGTTGttatattttataaattaaaaaaaaaaaatgttgttctATATGTTGGCCAAACCTTAATCACTTCAATTTAATAATTCTTATGAAAAAAGTTTTCCTTTATCGCCTGGTGAAAGAAGTGACCCCACATCGTaatctccccctccccctattATACGCATCAGTTGGTCGATTcatttcttattaaaaaaattatactattcTTCATAAATTGCTTACGTAAATactatttagttttttttttttcactaatggTGATGTGACGATATGATTGTAAATTTTTGTTATCATTAATTCTCACCTCTTATTGTTCATAACCTTAAATATCCTTTAATAGTCAAAGTGGAGTTTTATATGGAATAGACGAAGAGATTTTATTGTCACCATGGATGAAAACAAATTGGGTCACGAtggataaagttttccttcCATAATGGTGAAAGGAAACACCCGTGAATCTAACATCTTCCTTCCTTTCATGTACGAAGTCGAAAATGCCCTTGACTATTCTCACATACCCATCCACACAACAACTAAGGCCATCGATGATGCAATTCCTCCTTTATCGTTGCTTGATAAAAACCTCTTCCAAGGAAGAATATTAAAGTAGTGACATAAATTCCCTATTTACTGAAATAAGCTTGAGTTACAACTTTCTATCATGTAAGTATCCGAAACACAATTACAAAAGTACTTCATATACTTAAGGAGCTCTCTCCACTTAATACCTCAAAAGTTTCGGATTAGTCAATCCACAACATATTGTCAAATAACACATACATTTGTTATTCTCTCTACGTTATCTGTCTATGTATAAAGCCAAATATGCTAAATTTCTATATGAGAGGAGTATTGAGATGTTGAGTGTTATAATCtcccatcaatttttttatgttcAAATCCTCAATGCTTACATATTCTTGAGGAACTATCTCCGCTCAATGTTCATTAAAATTTTGAGTTGGACCTTTCAACGAAAAGTTTTGCAATAACAAAATAAGAGATTGAAAGTTCCACAAAACAAAGCGGTCTAAGCTTTGTGCTAGCTAGCTTCAAGGAGGAATGGTGCTTCATATATAACATGTGATTTCAAAATCAAGCATATCTTGTGATCTATAGCCTTCAATGATCGGAGAAAACTGCCGGGGCTGGATTCATCATTTTTGACGAAACCTTTTCCTTCATATTAGCTGTTGCTTCGCCCATTTCCTGGTCGTTGTCGGAGATTATAAAAGGTCTtgttggtttggttttgttttgaggTTTTATGAAAATGGTCAAGTCTCAAAGACTATAACCTATTAAAATCAATAAgagtagaaaaaaaattgaataaaaattcgATCCAAATTAGGTTGAAACGAAAACCAACTTTTGGGTTAATGGTTTcgtccattattattattatttatttttttggggccTCACAAGTTGTTTTCACTCTAAAGAGGGTGGGAACCCCAAGGAAGTCAGAGTGTTATCAAGAGATTCAAACCTCGGTAAGATACTTTATAAGACGCTTCAATCATTATGAGTCAACAATGGACCAATCCAATGGGTATGGTTTTATCGATTTGACCTACTATCACCtttagcaaaaacaaaaaatccctATCAACGGCTTGAAACTGGTTCAACCCGACCAAAACCGGGCTGAATTTCTTTTTCACAATCACATGCGATGTCAATTTCAGTCCGGTTTCGGCACGGTGGTTTCACGCGCTCTGTTACGTGGCGAGACGACGAGACGAGTTGTACGTGCAAAACCAGTGCTCCCTATTCCCCAGTCCGTTTCAGCCGTCTCTCGCAAAATTGGCGCGAaatctctcttcccctctctCTGTCGGTTCTCTAGGGTTTCGATAAAGCAGAAGTATCTTTCAGGAGTTTTGGTCATGGTTTCTCCTCCTCATTTGAAGCGTCGTCGTAAGGAACAGAATGAAGCTGAATCAGCCGGCGCTTCTATTCAGAAGATCTCACCTCTCGTTGTTCTTGCTCATGGCGCTGGAGCTCCTTCCACTTCAGATTGGATGCTGAGGTCTTCTCTCTCTTCAGTGGTTTCGGatggttttttccttttcattccaCTAATTGGTTTCTCTTTCTTATATTAATTTGGTTATTTAGTTACTTTTCTAGCTACGGATTTGCATTCTGTGTGCAGGAATCGgagaaatttgaacttttgtacTTAGCATCCTAACAATTTCAAACGCTTTTTCTTTGCGGTTTCATTTATAAGTGAAAATCTACTTAAGTGTGTTGCAGTTATGCATTTGATGATATATGTCAACCTAAAAGTCTGGAATTTATGTAGATGGAAGGAAATGCTTGGCAAGTCATTGGACGCTGTTGAAGTAGTTACATTTGATTATCCTTGTAAGTTTACGCCCCAATAGATGTTGCTTGGTTTCTTCCTTTAGATAGTCTAAAGCTATCGTGATTAGATCTCTAAACTCTGTATAATATTTCCTTTGAGTTTTCTGACAATTTTAGCCTAACATAACAACCATATATGATTATCTTGAGTTTCATTATCCAAGGAATTCAAGTATAGAATTCAACTAATAATTTGTTGTCATTACCTTCCCAGTAAGGGTTTCTGTGATCTTGTTCTTTCGTATTAGCTTAAAGCTTACAAGGTATTTGCTAAGTTGCTATGAGAATTTTTGCCTTACTGGGGTAAGCTGTGCTGTTCCAGACATCTCTGGAGGGAAACGGAGAGCACCTCCCAAGGCGGAGAAGTTGGTCGAGTTCCACTCTGAAGTTATCAAAACGGCAGTTGCAAAATTTCCCGGGCACCCATTGATTTTGGCAGGGAAGTCCATGGGTTCAAGGTATTAATATCACACAGGATGCCCTGCTCAAGAACATGCCTgtcaaaatattttctcaaaatatgCTGGCTATTTTGTGtcatttggtttgggttgttgTTGCTTAAGTTCTATATCCCCTTACTATGATGCAGAGTGAGCTGTCTGGTGGCAGGTCAGGAAGACATTGATGCTTCTGCAATAGTTTGCTTAGGCTACCCACTAAAGGTTTGTTGCGATTAACTATGTTACCTCATATTCCAGGTTATGCATCCTTGATAAGTCGATTGTTTCCTTAGAAAGTTTGCATGCTTCGGTTAGAAGTATGTTCCTTCTGAattcttcaataaaatcttAGAACTCAATCTAATGAGCTTTCACCATTAGCAATATACATTTTCTATAGGGATTGtctgaatgacacctctataggtaTGTTTAGAACTTGACGTCTTCATTTTATTGTCCCCTCTCTTATTTTGGGGAATAAGACAAAAGGCAAAAAAGTGAGATTACAAATCTATTGGTACCTTAGGGGGTGTCAATTTGAAAATCCATTTTCTATATGCAGTGAAAATGTTATTTGAATTCAAAAATAtctcaaaagaaaataatatacaGGTAGCAGGTGTGAGACCTGTGATACAATTGGAGGATGATGTtcag
This window encodes:
- the LOC122081869 gene encoding KAT8 regulatory NSL complex subunit 3; this translates as MVSPPHLKRRRKEQNEAESAGASIQKISPLVVLAHGAGAPSTSDWMLRWKEMLGKSLDAVEVVTFDYPYISGGKRRAPPKAEKLVEFHSEVIKTAVAKFPGHPLILAGKSMGSRVSCLVAGQEDIDASAIVCLGYPLKGMNGAVRDETLLQLKTPVIFVQGSKDGLCPLDKLAAVREKMKFANELHVIDGGDHSFKIAKKHLQLNGLTQDEAEDQAIKAVAEFVHRTLGA